From one Citrobacter sp. Marseille-Q6884 genomic stretch:
- the dcp gene encoding peptidyl-dipeptidase Dcp has product MSLTNPFWRHSTLPYQAPPFDQIKEEHYRPAFDEAVRQKRAEIDAIVQNPQAPDFANTLLALEQSGAMLTRVTSVFFAMTAAHTNDVLQQLDEAFSAELAALSNDIYLNSALFARVDDVWQRRNALGLDGESLRLLEVIHQRFVLSGARLNEADKARLKALNTESATLTSQFNQRLLAANKSGALVVDDVRQLEGLSAEEIAVAADVAREKGLQAHWVIPLLNTTQQPALAVLRDRQTREKLFTCAWTRAEKDDANDTRAIIHRLVNIRTQQATLLGFSDYAAWKIADQMAKTPEAALTFMRAIVPAARQRVLDEQAEIQHVIDEEQGGFTAQAWDWAFYAEQVRRDKYALDEAQLKPYFALDTVLNDGVFWTANQLFGIKFIERFDIPVYHPDVRVWEIFDHDGVGLALFYGDFFARESKSGGAWMGNFVEQSLLNETLPVIYNVCNYQKPAKGQPALLLWDDVITLFHEFGHTLHGLFATQRYATLSGTNTPRDFVEFPSQINEHWASHPHVFARFARHVETGEPMPQALREKMQRASLFNKGYDMTELLSAALLDMRWHSLQSESSLSVDAFELQALSAEGLHLQAVPPRYRSSYFAHIFGGGYAAGYYAYLWTQMLADDGYQWFVEQGGLSRENGQKFREAILSRGNGTDLAELFRQWSGRDPRMEPMLAHRGLSA; this is encoded by the coding sequence ATGTCATTAACGAATCCTTTCTGGCGCCACAGCACGTTGCCTTATCAGGCTCCGCCATTTGATCAAATTAAAGAGGAGCATTACCGTCCCGCATTTGATGAGGCTGTGCGGCAAAAACGCGCCGAAATAGACGCGATTGTGCAAAATCCGCAAGCCCCTGATTTTGCCAATACCTTGTTGGCCCTGGAACAAAGTGGGGCAATGTTAACGCGCGTCACCAGCGTATTTTTTGCGATGACGGCGGCGCATACCAATGATGTCTTACAGCAACTGGATGAGGCGTTCTCCGCTGAACTGGCGGCCTTATCGAATGATATCTATCTCAACAGTGCGCTTTTTGCGCGTGTTGATGACGTCTGGCAACGACGTAACGCGCTGGGTCTGGATGGCGAATCATTACGTCTGTTGGAGGTTATCCACCAGCGTTTTGTCCTTTCAGGCGCACGCCTTAATGAGGCGGATAAAGCGCGCCTGAAAGCGCTCAACACTGAGTCCGCGACCCTGACCAGTCAGTTTAATCAACGGCTGTTGGCCGCGAACAAATCAGGTGCGTTGGTGGTGGATGATGTCAGACAGCTGGAAGGACTCAGCGCAGAGGAGATTGCCGTTGCTGCGGATGTCGCGAGGGAGAAAGGGCTTCAAGCACATTGGGTTATCCCGCTATTGAACACAACCCAACAACCTGCACTTGCCGTATTACGCGATCGTCAAACCCGTGAAAAACTGTTTACCTGCGCATGGACACGGGCTGAAAAAGACGATGCGAATGATACCCGCGCCATTATTCATCGACTGGTAAACATTCGCACCCAGCAGGCAACGTTACTGGGATTTAGCGATTACGCCGCCTGGAAAATTGCCGACCAGATGGCTAAAACGCCGGAAGCGGCGCTCACTTTTATGCGGGCTATCGTGCCGGCCGCACGCCAGCGGGTCCTGGATGAACAGGCTGAAATACAGCACGTCATTGATGAAGAACAGGGGGGATTTACCGCTCAGGCCTGGGATTGGGCTTTTTATGCTGAGCAGGTACGTCGCGATAAATATGCCCTTGATGAGGCGCAACTCAAACCCTATTTTGCGTTGGATACGGTACTGAATGACGGTGTTTTCTGGACGGCAAACCAGTTGTTTGGCATCAAATTTATTGAGCGTTTCGACATTCCTGTGTATCACCCGGATGTGCGGGTATGGGAAATATTCGATCATGACGGCGTAGGACTGGCGCTTTTCTACGGTGATTTCTTTGCCCGGGAATCAAAAAGCGGCGGGGCCTGGATGGGGAACTTTGTTGAGCAATCGCTGCTTAATGAGACCCTGCCTGTTATTTACAACGTGTGTAACTATCAAAAACCTGCGAAGGGTCAACCTGCCTTACTCCTGTGGGATGATGTCATCACCTTATTCCATGAGTTTGGGCACACATTACACGGCCTGTTTGCCACACAACGGTATGCGACATTGTCAGGGACAAATACCCCGCGCGATTTCGTTGAGTTCCCGTCGCAGATTAATGAACACTGGGCGAGTCATCCGCACGTCTTTGCGCGTTTCGCGCGGCATGTGGAAACTGGTGAACCCATGCCTCAGGCGCTGCGTGAAAAGATGCAACGAGCCAGTCTGTTTAACAAAGGCTATGACATGACTGAGTTACTGAGCGCTGCGTTACTGGATATGCGTTGGCACAGTTTGCAGAGTGAATCCTCTTTGTCTGTTGATGCGTTTGAACTACAGGCGCTGTCAGCGGAAGGGCTCCACCTTCAGGCTGTTCCACCGCGTTATCGTAGCAGTTATTTTGCGCATATTTTTGGCGGTGGCTACGCGGCGGGATATTACGCTTATTTATGGACACAAATGCTGGCAGACGATGGCTATCAATGGTTCGTCGAGCAAGGGGGATTGAGTCGCGAAAACGGGCAAAAATTCCGCGAGGCTATTCTATCCCGAGGAAATGGCACTGATTTAGCGGAACTGTTTCGCCAATGGAGTGGGCGCGATCCGCGCATGGAACCGATGCTGGCGCATCGCGGGTTAAGCGCGTAA
- the ydfG gene encoding bifunctional NADP-dependent 3-hydroxy acid dehydrogenase/3-hydroxypropionate dehydrogenase YdfG — MIVLVTGATAGFGECITRRFIENGHKVIATGRRQERLQELKDELGDRVYTAQLDVRNRASIEEMLAALPAEWRNIDVLVNNAGLALGMEPAHKANVDDWETMIDTNNKGLIYMTRAVLPGMVERNRGHIINIGSTAGSWPYAGGNVYGATKAFVRQFSLNLRTDLHGTAVRVTDIEPGLVGGTEFSNVRFKGDDDKAGKTYENTTALTPEDVTEAVWWVASLPEHVNINTLEMMPVTQSFAGLSVHRR, encoded by the coding sequence ATGATCGTTTTAGTGACCGGAGCAACCGCAGGTTTTGGTGAATGCATTACGCGTCGTTTTATTGAGAATGGGCATAAAGTTATTGCCACCGGACGCCGTCAGGAGCGCCTGCAGGAACTGAAAGATGAGTTGGGCGACCGTGTTTATACCGCGCAACTTGACGTACGTAACCGCGCGTCTATTGAAGAGATGCTCGCGGCTTTACCCGCTGAATGGCGAAATATTGATGTTCTTGTCAATAACGCCGGTCTGGCGCTGGGAATGGAACCCGCTCATAAGGCCAACGTTGACGACTGGGAAACCATGATCGATACCAACAACAAAGGTCTGATTTATATGACCCGTGCCGTACTGCCTGGCATGGTGGAACGTAATCGCGGTCATATAATCAATATCGGATCTACTGCCGGTAGCTGGCCATACGCTGGGGGCAACGTTTACGGCGCAACCAAAGCATTTGTTCGCCAGTTTAGCCTGAACTTACGTACGGATTTACACGGAACAGCGGTACGCGTTACCGATATTGAACCGGGACTGGTTGGCGGCACAGAGTTTTCTAATGTGCGTTTCAAAGGCGATGATGATAAAGCTGGCAAAACCTACGAAAACACCACTGCGCTGACACCAGAAGATGTCACTGAAGCGGTTTGGTGGGTGGCTTCACTGCCTGAGCATGTCAACATTAACACCCTCGAAATGATGCCTGTCACACAGTCTTTTGCAGGCCTTAGCGTCCACCGGCGTTAA